taacttatttggtcctccaactttacaaaaatattattttagccctccatttaatttttctctcttttagcccttaaacttgcattatttgtcaaattatcctaaaatggatggaaaattAACCTCTATTAACTTTATTGATGTGGCATACACATGGATTGCCACGTAAATATCACGtcagaaattaattaattttttaattttaaaattttaaaattttaaaattttaaaattatagaaagatatttttaaaagtatttttagttttaaaaattaattaatttttcatgtgTCACGCAATGGCTAAAGGCTATTTTGAGCGTGTAAGTTTAGTGTGAACTTCCTTCATCATGGCTTCTCCTGCTCAGGTTAACCTCGAACCCACTCTTTAAAGCACCATCTATATTCTTTCACCAAGTATATTCACTAAACGCAAGGCTGCCATATCCCTAAAACCTTCCCCTGAATGTTTTTGCTAGAAAGCAATCGGCTAAGCATCATACGACTCTGCCCCCTTTGACTTTTAACACTCTGATGTGCACCTCACCTGATTAGGTTAACAACCCACCCTATATATCCTAGGTTTAACTCAAACATGAAACACACCTGCTGTAAACATCAGTAAGGGACAGTTTTGCTGCTCAGGTCGAAATCAAGCCCCCATCTATTTTACTCTTCGTTATTGTCTTtcctaattttaataaacttgGCCGACCCACTAGAGtcataaatttcacattcaaaactagattaaaaaaataaaaaaagagtcgCATCAGGCTGGGGCTGGCAGCCACGCACGCCTCCCTTTCACCACATCGGCAGCATGACTCACCTCTCCCAAATAAGTACGCTATTAAGTGCTGCCCTTCTTCACTTAGACGTATACTTACTGCCCCACATTGAAGCTTAGTTCCTCATTATTTTATACACTCACGACAATCAAATACGTCGACTTCCAAAACAATTATTCAAAGTTTTTTCAACCCTCCCCCCACCGTCCATTTGTCCCACCATGACGCTATCCGCATGGGAATCATTGCAGGACTGTTTGTCTTTTATGTATTAATCTATACACTCACCATCATCATGCCTGAAACAGAGTACTCTTTGTACATATAAATTTGTAACACTTTGAAAGCCCAAATTATTGTGCTGAAACCATGGATGAATATCACAGTTCAGACACCAACGCCCTTGGCTTCTGTCTTCTTCCTTCCGAACTCATACAAAGCATCCTCTTCTCTCTGGCTTTGCCGGAAATCCTTCGCATGAAATTAGTCAACAAGTTCCTTTCTTATCTTATATCCGACCAAGATTTTATCCGGCAGTGCAACCTACGATCAAGGTCAGCCACTTGGTTGTTTGTCTACAAGAAACGCTGGCGTCGCGACGCCATACTCCACGGGTTTTCGGATCAATCCAACCGTTGGTTCAAGATTTGTATCGAAGATTTGATTAAGCAAGTTGTTTTTTATCCGGATGaagatatatatttattgacAGCAAGTGGGAATATTTTTCTGTTTGCTTCCAATTCTCAAAAGGCAGTTATTGCCGTTAATTTGGTTAGTAAGGCAGTTAAAAAGATCCCTCCATGTCCATTAGGTCCACGTGGTACCTCTTCCTGGAGGAGATCCGGGATGAAGCTAGTACCCGAATCATCGGATTCGGGTCATTTCCGGTTTTTGTTCGTCGAACTAGTGGGGAACAGTCCGGTTGTGTTCGAATACAATTCAGAGACCGAAAAATGGCAGTGCAGAGAAGCAAGAGAGGGGAAGGGGAACTTCGCAGGGAATGATTGTATGTTTCTCAATGCACATAATGCACCTCAGGAGAGTTTGGTGGTTGCGATTGGATCTGAATACATCCCACCACTGATCCTACGACCAAGATTCGGAAACAGAGAGCAGCAGGCAAGCTGGGTGAACGTAAGTGACCGGAGACACGTGTATGGTGACGGACACGTGATGATAATGAGATCGCGGGATCAAAGGAGGGCAAAGGTGTTGTGCAGCATAGAAGTGTGGGGGATAAGCCTAAGGAGTGGGAATTGGGAGTATGTGTCAAATGTTCCGAGTGAGATAGTGGAGCAAATAGGGAAACCTTACGGGGTGATGATAGGGTGTTTAGAGGCGAGAAATGGGAGAATTCGGGTGGTGTTGATGTCGAATTACGAGGGCTCATGGGACATTATTTGGCTGACTTACCATCAACAGAGCGGCGTATGGAATTGGGTGTTGTTGCCTGATTGCAAGATGAAAGGGGCTAACTTGGCTGGAATCACATTCTCCTCAGGCCTTTCTTTGACATGATCTCATTATATGTATTAGACTTGaaagatttttgttttctttggttCTGTAAGATTTTCAAGTTCCTGAAATGAGGAAACTTTTGTTCTATACccttttaacttcaaaaagatttaatataatttgattagtACTTTCAAATGTTTAGGGTTGCTCTTGATATTCCACAATGCTTttacagtaaaaaaaaaattgcttttggCAAATGCATTGTTGTGAATAAATAGCTAAAAAGTCTACAATTTTGTTAATGACATCTTCATAATGTTAAAGTCTGCATATTTTGATTCTCTACATTTAAGTCCTAAATACTCGGAATGAGTTCTTTCCTTGATTCaatctattttatgttttaattattggATCTTAAATGCATTGTGCtttgtttctattttaattaatcaaatatatattatttgtaatttatattataatcataaattagtttgtatatattattaaattgttatttgtaaaaataaattgattttaataagtTGGCATGtccaaactataaaaatattaaaattgtgatcataatttgatattaatgtttCAGAATTTAATAATTTGCCCATGCAATTGAAACGATTTATGGTATGTagtaatatgattatgaaattcaaacataataataaataagttaaatcaaataattatcaatCATCATTGTTGGATAATTTCTTTccaaatttttgtatttaaaaataaaatataggatAAATTAGTTTGCATACATGTCtatttaacaaaacatgttataataatttacattgttttaaattgataaattaagaaaagatacatgtaggttttttaattaaaagtgttAGCTATTTGGAATAAATGATAACATTGTAAAAGTAAAGTAGAAGAGtaaaattatgtcaaaactAATCTGAAACAGAATTATGCAAATAATGACTAAATCGAAATATTGAGAGATATAGAAATGACATTAACTCatctattatattttattcggcatataaaatcaaatattttgttatgGTTATCATAAAATCCCTAAACGATGAAtacaaataatacattaaaattcataaaaccAAACCAATCATGTTAAATAtagcaataataattcaaaattcctagaaaagaaaaatataactttaactTCAaccataaattaaatgaataagaATTAAAATGCATTCTATTAGAGTTAATTTAGtattgaattaaaacaatttagaacgaattataactaaattataaGCTCAATACAACTTGAGGGACCTCTTATGAAaatacacaaaaaataaaaaatatattataatttttttctccataGTTTGCCTTCTCTTCTCCCATCTTCTTCTTTACATTCCTTTTAAAATAACACCGTAAATGAAGAACGTGTTTAAATATTTAGGTTTGACCCAAATATTCAAATCTTCTTTATGCTCtcattgtattaaaattttaagaaatccTTCACCAAAGCACtatacttcaatttattttggttttctacaataaaaatatacaagtGGGAGTTTTCTccgaaaatttataaataaaaaatggtatttaaaataatctcttcaaaacagaatattttgaatttatttggtTTCTAGAACCTAATGGAAGAAAATCTCATCAGGACTCGATATTTGGAATATTTTctctcaataaaaatattttacttttgttgTTTGAAATTGGCTACTTTTTTAATaggaaaatatttctaaattttttatgtttacttATTTTTAGATCCATTGCATGCATTTGATGATTTATTATTAGCACAATAATTCAACTCGAAATCATCAAGAGGGAGGGGTGAGCTGGCCTCTTAAAAGTTTGTTGTTGCTAAGAAAAGGATAAGACAATGATCACTTTAATTTATAGTGGTTTGGCCCCAATTGCccactccactaccttagctttccatcATTAaggattttctcaaatttactaatttgatatcctttgaggacaaggtttaaccttacaatctcCCTTAAGATTTCCACCCAAAATCTAAAGATTGTAACTCCCTTGAGGTTTCTACCAAACTTTAAGACTCAACCCTCTCAAAGAGTAAATACAAATAGCAAACTAATAagtaatccttacaagattagaatgtttgccaattaagcacaaataaACAAGAATACACTTGAGCTAAGAATAACAATGAAGGCTCACTAGTGTATACAAGAAAAGTATGAAAGAATTAAGCACTAATGTTATATTGATTGATCTTTTGGCTAGATGATCTCTTTAGTTGTTGTAGGACCTTTGGAAGATGGcatttataccctctaattcatttccaaCCATTGTGGTTGTTGGAAACATGAATAGAGTCATTGGGGATGAAACTGTTAGATCATTAAATTCACCTACAACAAAAGGAATTGATACTTTTTGTATGAGTATCAATactattagcatttaatgtCTGATTCAGTAACCGTTAAAGTTAGTTTACAATGATACCAAAGACAATTTATCGATACCTAgtaaaaggtatcgatactttttgaaaaGGTATCGGTACTTTTTGTAATTGATTGAAAACAAAATGTCAATTTGGAATTGATTTGAGAATGggtatcaatattttgaaaattatcaaTACTTTTTGGCCTAAAGCAATACTGACttgttttaaaatagttttaacttGATTAAAAAAGTTTAACTCAGTTGAAACCATTATATTTTGGTATAcaataaaagtaatttaaaacatttgtaattAGAATGGGGTTCCTACACTGAAGTTCAGTCTAGTTGAGGCATCCGACAGGGGTGTCCCCTTCCTCCTTATCTTTTTGTTCTTTGCATGGATTGGTTGGGTCAAAGCATCAGTTCATCTATTAGATCAGGCCTTTTGTCTCCCATTCGTTTATCCAGGTCAGGTCATATTCTCTCTCATTTGTTTTTTGCTGATGATCTTATTATCTTTGGAAAGCTGATGTGAGACAGGCTAGGCTAGTTAAGGATTTGCTAGATACCTTTTGTGGTTATTCTGGACATCGGGTGAACGTTCAAAAGATGAACACTTTCTTCTCCAAAGGAGTGGATGAAAATATGGTGGGGCATCTTTGTGATACGCTTGGTTTTCGTAAGGTCCATAATTTGGGTTTGTATCCCCTCTTTCACGATAGGGCTATCATCAATTCCTTGAAATTTGTGGTGGAAAAAGTCAAGTCGAGGCTGCAAAAGTGGGATGTAAGGCAATTGTCTCTAGCTGACAAAGTTACTTTAGCTGAATCGGTTCTTCTTACAATCCCTATCTATTACATGAAATCCTTGAAGATCTCGTAATGAATTTGTGATAAAATTGAGAGAATTGTGAGAAAGTTTATATGGGGATCAACTTGAGGGAGTAAAAAAATGGCCCTTGTTAGTTGGACCTCAGTTTGTTAGTTGAAGGTTTGTGGTGGGCTTGGGTTTCAATAGCTGAAAGATCAGAACACCTTCTTTTTTATTgatgtaataccccgaaaattactacagtaagaaagtaagatattatccttaatatagtaaaataaggaaataaagtgacaaaaagggaaattttgagttatgtcaacattgggaagtatattatgacatattaattcaagaaaggattaaatcgcaaaagtgaaaaaaattttgttgtccaagagtaaatactcaaaatttgatgggttaaagtgtaaatatgaaaattttgaaggaccaatagtgcaattattttaagaaaggaatgatctagaaactaaagaaaatgaatgaattaggaccaaattgaataggtgaagaattatgagggaccaaatcataattttaccaaattaaggatgactcaatgatggaattttaaaagatcataaaggaaaaatggtcaattagaagagagagaactctagaaggcaatgatgatattagagatattttgatgatattttataattatttaattagataaatattatttaattaatattttaatgagatattttattattttatttagtatataaggaaagaaagatgaagaattttcatcatctttccatgcatccacgtgagaagagaaaagaagaaagaaatttttctttctttataatttggtcctttaccaaaaattcaccattttcacttagaaatcaaaagaattttcatagctaccaagagagaaaaataataaggagattATGGGGAGCTAAAATaacaagttagattcaagaaatagaagcttgAAGAGAGACAAAATCaagttaaatattgaaatcaataggacaaggtaagaacatcaagatttcaatatatttttgagtttgatattattgaaaaagtatgaaaatgatgttaaagtagagttttattatataaggttctatgttcttgatatgttagtgaaggaaataagaggaagtgatgggaaatattatagagaaatgaaaggaaggtgttataaattttgttatcaaCATtctacactaaaatagttttggacagcagcagtagtttcattttgaaaattcaccaaaattgtataaattgaattagaggttaattaaagtattaaattaaataatattgagtctagttttacatagaagaaacgttgtaatcaaaagaatttcatattataagatatatgaatttttgtgagatagggtcagattgattttgggttcccctgttctgactttggaaaatcatcaaaaattgcaaaaaaaaaataattaggggtttaaatttatatttttaaattcataatgagtctattttcaagtgaaacaaacggaaacatcatccaaatcccgtactaagagataattaatttttagtaaggaaaggtcAAAATTGTCaaacagcagaatagggataaatttgaagattttactgtacttattggctaaactataaattctaaaaattttatggtagaaagatatttgagtctagtttcaaaaacatcaatcagatcttaatttagaattctttagctcaagatataaataatttagtgactatgactcaagtggactgatttgatatgaacatataagtaaatagtggaattatagataatattacatatatgcatgttatatacattaaggatgtggaatggagaggaggaagaaaatatatatatgattattcaactagcgtgggttttcattaaaatgactaatttgcatgttttaggcttagggactaaattgaataaaagtaaaattttagaggcaatttagtaaaatgtcaaaatgacaaaattgcatgaaatgaattttttattgtctaaattaatatattgaaagaa
This genomic stretch from Gossypium raimondii isolate GPD5lz chromosome 6, ASM2569854v1, whole genome shotgun sequence harbors:
- the LOC105771584 gene encoding uncharacterized protein LOC105771584; this translates as MDEYHSSDTNALGFCLLPSELIQSILFSLALPEILRMKLVNKFLSYLISDQDFIRQCNLRSRSATWLFVYKKRWRRDAILHGFSDQSNRWFKICIEDLIKQVVFYPDEDIYLLTASGNIFLFASNSQKAVIAVNLVSKAVKKIPPCPLGPRGTSSWRRSGMKLVPESSDSGHFRFLFVELVGNSPVVFEYNSETEKWQCREAREGKGNFAGNDCMFLNAHNAPQESLVVAIGSEYIPPLILRPRFGNREQQASWVNVSDRRHVYGDGHVMIMRSRDQRRAKVLCSIEVWGISLRSGNWEYVSNVPSEIVEQIGKPYGVMIGCLEARNGRIRVVLMSNYEGSWDIIWLTYHQQSGVWNWVLLPDCKMKGANLAGITFSSGLSLT